In one Sporomusa sphaeroides DSM 2875 genomic region, the following are encoded:
- a CDS encoding Mini-ribonuclease 3, which translates to MRFDHFQTLVDNLFTINEAGELSPAKYTDIPVERLPALVLAYVGDAYFTLYVRTRLLGYEQNKVRVLHTFDAKMVSAVMQSKAMKALEAGLIPAEADIVRRGRNAKSTVPKSASIAEYRYATGFEALVGYLYLQQQQDRLAEIVDKAFVIISREMTAGAKK; encoded by the coding sequence GTGAGGTTTGACCATTTTCAAACACTGGTAGATAATCTTTTTACTATAAATGAAGCCGGGGAATTATCCCCGGCTAAATATACCGATATTCCGGTTGAACGTTTACCGGCCCTGGTGTTGGCATATGTCGGTGATGCTTACTTTACGCTATATGTGCGCACCCGGCTTTTAGGCTATGAGCAGAACAAGGTAAGGGTGCTGCATACCTTTGATGCTAAGATGGTTTCGGCGGTTATGCAGTCCAAGGCAATGAAAGCGCTGGAAGCCGGGCTCATACCGGCAGAAGCCGATATTGTGCGGCGGGGGCGTAATGCCAAATCAACGGTGCCTAAGAGTGCATCCATTGCCGAATACCGCTATGCTACCGGATTTGAAGCATTGGTGGGTTATCTGTATTTGCAGCAGCAGCAAGACCGTTTAGCGGAAATTGTCGACAAGGCTTTCGTCATTATTTCCCGGGAAATGACAGCCGGTGCTAAAAAATAA
- the thyX gene encoding FAD-dependent thymidylate synthase yields the protein MKVTLIKYTPEPERAVAMSARLCYSAAGAEELAKTMSEAQVDKLIEKLFTMGHLSTFEHVSFTFAIEGVSRVLTHQLVRHRIASYSQQSQRYVAEHGFEYIMPPSVANKPEAKVKYEALMRQIQQTYDELVALDVHQEDARYVLGNATETKIVVTMNARSLLHFFEKRCCLRAQWEIRNLANAMLAAVQAVAPRLFAKAGPTCVTGGYCTEGDLSCGRVNREKPL from the coding sequence ATGAAGGTAACCTTGATTAAATACACGCCAGAACCTGAACGGGCTGTAGCCATGTCGGCCCGTCTCTGTTATTCGGCCGCCGGGGCGGAAGAGTTGGCAAAAACCATGTCTGAGGCGCAAGTGGATAAGTTAATCGAGAAGCTGTTTACTATGGGACATCTGTCGACTTTTGAACATGTAAGCTTTACCTTTGCCATCGAAGGTGTTTCCCGGGTACTTACACACCAGCTTGTCCGTCACCGCATTGCCTCCTACTCGCAGCAGTCGCAGCGATATGTTGCCGAACACGGCTTTGAGTATATTATGCCGCCTTCCGTAGCTAATAAGCCTGAGGCTAAAGTCAAATATGAAGCGCTTATGCGTCAAATCCAGCAAACCTATGACGAACTGGTCGCTTTGGATGTCCATCAGGAGGATGCCCGCTATGTGCTGGGCAATGCCACAGAAACGAAAATTGTTGTAACCATGAATGCCCGTTCCTTGTTGCACTTTTTTGAAAAACGCTGCTGTCTGCGGGCGCAATGGGAAATCCGCAACCTGGCCAATGCCATGCTGGCGGCAGTGCAGGCTGTCGCGCCCCGGTTGTTTGCCAAAGCCGGGCCGACTTGTGTAACCGGAGGCTACTGTACAGAAGGCGATTTATCCTGTGGGCGTGTCAACAGGGAGAAGCCGCTTTAA